The following proteins are co-located in the Haloarcula marismortui ATCC 43049 genome:
- a CDS encoding DUF7565 family protein, which produces MPRWECDIEGDERQFDRVEELIIHQSVEHDRIECKVCGAVVPDGYFAIKHAFDEHSRAEYVRAYDASAAEVRRREQIKESVEAAANMSEVIDRLEGGEA; this is translated from the coding sequence GCGACATCGAAGGGGACGAGAGACAGTTCGACCGCGTCGAGGAGCTTATCATCCACCAGTCGGTCGAACACGACCGTATCGAGTGTAAGGTCTGTGGTGCCGTCGTCCCCGACGGCTACTTCGCTATCAAGCACGCGTTCGACGAACACTCCCGCGCGGAGTACGTTCGCGCCTACGACGCCTCTGCCGCCGAGGTCCGCCGTCGTGAACAGATAAAGGAATCCGTTGAGGCCGCCGCCAACATGAGCGAGGTCATCGACCGACTGGAAGGCGGCGAAGCGTAG
- a CDS encoding transcription elongation factor Spt5 encodes MGIYAVKTTASQERTVADMIISREEDEIHAALAPDSLTSYVMVEADDHNVFDRILDEIPHANGVVQGESSMAEVEHFLSPKPDVEGIAEGDIVELIAGPFKGEKAQVQRIDEGKDQVTVELYEATVPIPVTVRGDQIRVLDSEER; translated from the coding sequence ATGGGGATCTACGCAGTCAAAACCACGGCCAGCCAGGAACGCACCGTCGCGGACATGATTATCTCCCGCGAGGAAGACGAGATCCACGCCGCGCTCGCGCCGGACTCGCTCACGAGCTACGTCATGGTCGAAGCGGACGACCACAACGTCTTCGACCGCATCCTCGACGAGATTCCCCACGCCAACGGCGTCGTGCAGGGCGAATCTTCGATGGCGGAAGTCGAGCACTTCCTCTCGCCGAAACCGGACGTGGAAGGCATCGCGGAGGGCGACATCGTCGAACTCATCGCCGGCCCGTTCAAGGGCGAGAAGGCGCAGGTCCAGCGCATCGACGAGGGCAAGGACCAGGTCACCGTCGAACTGTACGAGGCGACGGTCCCGATTCCGGTTACCGTGCGTGGTGACCAGATTCGAGTGCTGGACTCCGAAGAGCGGTAG
- a CDS encoding protein translocase SEC61 complex subunit gamma — protein MDVPYDLTSYIRVLKLASTPSWEEFSQIAKIAGAGIALVGLLGFIIFAVMTFVPGSKPV, from the coding sequence ATGGACGTTCCATACGATCTCACCTCCTACATCCGCGTACTCAAACTGGCGAGTACGCCGTCGTGGGAGGAGTTCTCCCAGATCGCGAAAATCGCCGGCGCGGGCATCGCGCTGGTCGGACTGCTCGGGTTCATCATCTTCGCTGTGATGACCTTCGTGCCTGGCAGCAAGCCGGTGTAA
- a CDS encoding methyl-accepting chemotaxis protein, whose protein sequence is MSSLPSRMVQATERALPDVIRRRYAAKFGVLLLGVVVVLALGGAAIHLDTGSLVESQTEEQIIGVAESQSSSVSSWVSNKQSTATFLAASIGDRSESTSDIEQQQWLEQKLIGLPGDVRALHYVDAADGTVTASTDDELNGVALSNVDDPWTDASGAVVSSGPTGTSEAYQSGNESVIAFIQPVSGSDEYIVLTASLEARSHEFTSPFATGDVKVVGSSGQIILDNRKSSILEEYAATGDATDTSVDSALNGETGYKSVSARTGMEDGQYVMAYTPVTGTDWALLYHVPQDRAFALQSAVSQNIALLVALAVGALFVVGVTIGRGTANALSRVAESAEDIAAGEINSTLPETTRVDEMGQLYDSFASMQAYLTTAADQADALAEKRFDDPSLDESIPGEFGAALEEMGEDIQTLITDVEAARDEAEAAKEDAESMASALEAKAAEFSNVMDKSADGDLTQRMATDSDYDAMVDIAESFNEMIAELERTVNRIEGFAGTVDSSTETISASAQEVRSASESVSESVQQIAEGADEQNRNIQQVSDEMTDLSATVEEITSSTDEVASKSQQAVNDGESGREYAEQAATEIEALERKSTEAIEQVESLAEEMERIGEVTTLIDEIAEQTNMLALNANIEAARAGEAGEGFAVVAREIKTLAEETQEATTDIESMIGEIRSRTNSTVEDMRDMGESVDTGKETVENATDSLTSIVQQVNEANDGVQAISDATDEQAASMEEVVSMAEEVGSISEETSAEAENVAASAEEQTASITEVTEKIQSLSSQATDLKQLIDQFETSDADNGSELGTHESGGTALTDD, encoded by the coding sequence ATGAGTTCACTCCCGAGCCGGATGGTTCAGGCGACGGAACGTGCGCTCCCTGACGTTATTCGGCGGCGGTACGCGGCGAAGTTCGGCGTCCTGCTGCTCGGCGTGGTCGTCGTTCTCGCGCTGGGCGGCGCGGCGATCCACCTCGATACGGGGTCGCTGGTCGAGTCACAGACCGAAGAACAGATCATCGGTGTTGCGGAGTCCCAGTCGAGTTCCGTGTCGAGCTGGGTCTCGAACAAGCAGTCGACGGCGACGTTCCTTGCAGCGTCTATCGGTGACCGGTCCGAATCGACATCGGACATAGAACAGCAGCAGTGGCTCGAACAGAAGCTTATCGGGCTCCCCGGAGATGTCCGGGCGCTGCATTACGTCGATGCCGCTGACGGCACAGTCACCGCCAGCACTGACGACGAACTCAACGGCGTCGCACTGAGCAACGTTGACGACCCGTGGACCGACGCGAGTGGTGCAGTCGTCTCGTCGGGACCGACGGGCACGTCCGAAGCGTACCAGAGCGGGAACGAATCGGTCATCGCATTCATCCAGCCCGTCTCCGGCAGCGACGAATACATCGTGCTGACGGCGTCGCTCGAGGCGCGCTCCCACGAGTTCACATCACCATTTGCGACCGGCGACGTGAAGGTCGTCGGGTCGAGCGGGCAGATCATCCTCGACAATCGAAAGAGTTCAATTCTCGAAGAGTATGCGGCAACCGGGGACGCGACCGATACCAGTGTTGACTCGGCACTGAACGGCGAAACCGGCTACAAGTCCGTCTCCGCCAGAACGGGGATGGAAGACGGGCAGTACGTGATGGCGTACACGCCGGTGACCGGCACTGACTGGGCGCTGCTGTATCACGTGCCCCAGGACCGCGCATTCGCCCTGCAGTCGGCTGTCTCGCAAAATATCGCACTCCTGGTGGCGCTTGCTGTTGGGGCACTGTTCGTCGTCGGCGTGACAATTGGGCGCGGAACCGCAAACGCACTCTCCCGCGTGGCCGAAAGCGCCGAAGACATCGCCGCCGGTGAGATCAACAGTACCCTCCCGGAGACCACGCGCGTCGACGAAATGGGACAGTTGTACGACTCATTCGCGTCGATGCAAGCGTACCTGACGACCGCCGCGGACCAGGCTGACGCGCTCGCCGAAAAGCGGTTCGACGACCCATCGCTCGACGAAAGCATCCCCGGAGAGTTCGGTGCGGCGCTGGAGGAGATGGGCGAGGATATCCAGACGTTGATTACCGACGTCGAGGCCGCCAGAGACGAGGCGGAGGCGGCAAAAGAAGACGCCGAGTCGATGGCGTCTGCCCTCGAAGCGAAGGCAGCCGAGTTCAGCAACGTGATGGACAAGTCGGCGGACGGGGACCTCACCCAGCGGATGGCCACCGACAGCGACTACGACGCGATGGTCGATATCGCGGAGAGCTTCAACGAGATGATCGCGGAACTCGAACGGACGGTCAACCGCATCGAAGGGTTCGCTGGAACCGTTGACAGTTCAACGGAGACCATTTCAGCGAGTGCACAGGAAGTGCGGTCGGCCAGCGAGTCGGTGAGCGAGTCGGTGCAACAGATCGCCGAGGGCGCTGACGAGCAAAATCGGAACATCCAGCAGGTGAGCGACGAGATGACCGACCTGTCGGCGACTGTCGAGGAAATCACCTCGTCGACCGACGAAGTCGCGTCGAAGTCCCAGCAGGCCGTCAATGACGGCGAGTCCGGCCGCGAGTACGCCGAGCAGGCCGCCACCGAAATTGAGGCACTCGAACGGAAGTCCACCGAAGCTATCGAACAGGTGGAGTCCCTCGCAGAGGAGATGGAGCGCATCGGCGAGGTCACGACGCTCATCGACGAAATCGCGGAGCAGACGAACATGCTCGCGCTCAACGCGAACATCGAAGCCGCTCGGGCCGGTGAGGCAGGCGAAGGGTTTGCCGTCGTGGCCCGCGAGATCAAGACGCTCGCCGAGGAGACGCAGGAAGCGACGACTGACATCGAGTCGATGATCGGCGAAATCAGGTCCCGGACGAACTCCACCGTCGAGGATATGCGGGACATGGGCGAGAGCGTCGATACCGGGAAAGAGACGGTCGAAAACGCAACCGACTCGCTGACCAGTATTGTCCAGCAGGTCAACGAAGCTAACGACGGGGTGCAGGCTATCAGCGACGCGACCGACGAGCAGGCGGCCTCAATGGAAGAGGTCGTCTCGATGGCCGAGGAAGTCGGCTCGATCAGCGAGGAGACATCCGCCGAGGCCGAGAACGTCGCCGCGTCCGCCGAGGAACAGACGGCGTCGATCACGGAGGTCACCGAGAAGATACAGTCGCTCTCCAGTCAGGCGACTGACCTCAAGCAGCTTATCGACCAGTTCGAAACCAGCGATGCCGATAACGGTAGCGAGCTGGGGACACACGAATCGGGCGGAACTGCGCTGACTGACGACTGA
- a CDS encoding ABC transporter substrate-binding protein, protein MYSDSRRGVLKKCIAAGSLGLSSGCLGTLGGSGDTVQFGAVLPLSGALAPLGQHGKRMVEQAASDVNAAGGIGGNDVEVTILDTEANAETAVEQYGTLVDRGVIGFVGGLVSDASLALAPEAASDEIMEVSPASTAPQLSTAGQANGRKFFARTVPSDGTQAAVMAKVVDDPLYVGADSVALLSIDNSFGAGLADAQREALDAEVVADIRYDPSSESFDDTLADVFQNDPDAVTFTSVSGQERGILDAYSQSEYDVPWVLSAGMFGGDLPSYYDGFYSASLSSARTQAYFELVRRLPDIDQPRAYSVNAYDALFLMACAAEQAGEASGPAIAETIQSVSGGSGHTVSVGDFGRVRSLTEAGRAVNYQGASGSVDLTADLEPLSSYLIEQVNNGSVESLELLQRQFFASGGNQ, encoded by the coding sequence ATGTACTCTGACTCGAGGCGTGGTGTTCTCAAAAAATGCATCGCAGCTGGGAGCTTGGGCCTCTCGTCTGGCTGCCTTGGTACCCTGGGCGGGAGCGGTGACACCGTCCAGTTTGGTGCGGTTCTCCCACTCAGTGGTGCGCTCGCTCCGCTCGGGCAACACGGCAAGCGCATGGTCGAGCAGGCAGCGAGCGACGTCAACGCGGCCGGTGGTATCGGCGGTAACGATGTCGAAGTGACCATCCTCGATACCGAAGCGAACGCCGAAACCGCTGTCGAGCAGTACGGGACGCTTGTCGACCGTGGTGTCATCGGCTTCGTCGGTGGCCTCGTCAGTGACGCGTCGCTCGCCCTCGCACCGGAGGCGGCCAGCGACGAGATCATGGAAGTCAGCCCAGCCAGCACCGCCCCGCAACTATCGACGGCCGGCCAGGCCAACGGGCGGAAATTCTTCGCCCGAACGGTCCCGAGCGACGGGACACAGGCGGCGGTGATGGCGAAGGTCGTCGACGACCCGCTGTATGTCGGCGCGGACTCCGTCGCGCTACTGAGCATCGATAACTCGTTCGGGGCCGGACTGGCGGACGCACAGCGTGAGGCGCTGGACGCCGAGGTCGTCGCTGATATTCGGTACGACCCGTCGTCGGAGTCGTTCGACGACACGCTTGCGGACGTGTTCCAGAACGACCCTGATGCCGTCACCTTCACCAGTGTCTCCGGGCAGGAGCGGGGCATCCTCGATGCATACAGCCAATCGGAGTACGATGTTCCGTGGGTGTTGTCTGCAGGGATGTTCGGTGGCGACCTCCCGTCGTACTACGACGGGTTCTACAGCGCGTCGCTGTCCTCTGCACGGACGCAAGCGTACTTCGAACTCGTCCGCCGACTCCCGGATATCGACCAGCCCAGAGCGTACTCGGTCAATGCGTACGACGCGCTGTTTTTGATGGCGTGTGCCGCTGAACAGGCCGGTGAAGCCAGCGGTCCGGCAATCGCCGAGACCATTCAGTCGGTTTCCGGCGGGTCTGGACACACTGTTTCAGTCGGCGACTTCGGTCGTGTTCGGTCACTCACTGAGGCAGGCCGGGCAGTGAATTACCAGGGTGCGTCCGGAAGCGTCGACCTGACTGCGGACCTCGAACCGCTGAGTTCGTACCTGATCGAACAAGTCAATAATGGGTCAGTCGAGTCGCTAGAGCTATTGCAGCGACAGTTCTTCGCATCGGGAGGGAATCAATGA
- the ftsZ gene encoding cell division protein FtsZ, which translates to MDSIIDDAIDEAEQDGEDAAGGTVDETTSTPSQDMSTSGTMSDEELASVVKDLETKITVVGCGGAGGNTVTRMMEEGIHGAKLVAANTDAQHLADEVAANTKILIGRKRTGGRGAGSVPKIGEEAAQEDIEDIQQSIDGSDMVFVTAGLGGGTGTGAAPVVAQAAQEAGALTISIVTIPFTAEGERRRANADAGLERLRSVSDTVIVVPNDRLLDYAPSMPLQDAFKICDRVLMRSVKGMTELITKPGLVNVDFADVRTIMENGGVAMIGLGESDSENKAQDSIRSALRSPLLDVEFDGANSALVNVVGGPDMSIEEAEGVVEEIYDRIDPDARIIWGASVNNEFEGKMETMIVVTGVESPQIYGQSEAEQEKAAQQLGEDIDYVD; encoded by the coding sequence ATGGATTCGATAATTGACGACGCTATCGACGAGGCAGAACAAGACGGGGAGGACGCGGCTGGCGGGACTGTCGACGAAACGACATCGACGCCGTCGCAGGACATGTCCACATCGGGGACGATGTCCGACGAGGAACTGGCAAGCGTCGTCAAAGACCTGGAGACGAAGATTACGGTCGTCGGCTGTGGTGGCGCTGGCGGAAACACGGTCACCCGGATGATGGAGGAGGGCATCCACGGGGCCAAACTTGTCGCCGCAAACACTGACGCACAGCACCTCGCCGACGAGGTGGCCGCCAACACCAAGATTCTCATCGGCCGCAAGCGTACCGGTGGCCGCGGCGCGGGCTCCGTCCCGAAAATCGGCGAGGAGGCCGCACAGGAAGATATCGAGGACATCCAGCAGTCTATCGACGGGTCGGATATGGTGTTCGTCACCGCCGGTCTCGGCGGCGGCACCGGCACCGGCGCGGCCCCGGTCGTCGCACAGGCCGCGCAGGAAGCCGGCGCACTCACCATTTCTATCGTCACGATTCCGTTCACCGCCGAGGGTGAACGCCGCCGTGCTAACGCCGACGCTGGCCTCGAACGACTCCGTTCGGTCTCCGATACGGTCATCGTCGTGCCGAACGACCGCCTGCTGGACTATGCGCCGTCGATGCCGCTGCAGGACGCGTTCAAGATCTGTGACCGCGTGCTGATGCGCTCGGTCAAGGGCATGACCGAACTGATTACCAAACCCGGCCTCGTCAACGTGGACTTCGCCGACGTTCGGACCATTATGGAGAACGGCGGCGTCGCGATGATTGGCCTCGGCGAATCTGACTCCGAGAACAAGGCACAGGACTCCATCCGCTCGGCGCTTCGCTCCCCGCTGCTCGACGTGGAATTCGACGGCGCGAACTCCGCGCTCGTCAACGTCGTTGGCGGCCCCGACATGAGCATCGAGGAGGCCGAGGGTGTCGTCGAGGAGATCTACGACCGTATCGACCCCGACGCTCGTATCATCTGGGGTGCGTCGGTCAACAACGAGTTCGAGGGCAAGATGGAGACGATGATCGTCGTCACTGGCGTCGAAAGCCCGCAAATCTACGGCCAGAGCGAGGCCGAGCAGGAGAAGGCCGCCCAGCAGCTCGGCGAAGACATCGACTACGTCGACTAA
- a CDS encoding D-aminoacyl-tRNA deacylase, whose translation MLGIVVSHADAASMHIGEHLRSLRDWETSVDETRPDDEGGGTVYQIDSVELREFEALHLDIENVAAAFDDPDLLVFASKHAGETDELLTAHHTGNFGVAEHGGEDGQFARACPGAHKAVVSALQRHAPPDYEVGMECTHHGPTAVGVPSMFVEVGSAEPQWEDPDAAEAAARAILDLADEPADRPRENGTRRHLLGVGGGHYAPRFERVVRETDWAVGHIAANWSLDALAEWADSDEERDTVLDRAFRASAADYALMEGDRPDLTAAIESLGYRVVSETFVQEATGVNLGLVEALEDAIRPVDEGLRFGALAPGYDGEWTVLDLPKELISDVRGVDSEALRDTIERQSIAYATEQNGTVVTGPIVCPATTELEAVVDPLVEILKQRFDSVERNADELVARETAFDPDLARTADIPEGPKFGKLASGESVEIDGEEIDPERFQRERIRRYTL comes from the coding sequence ATGCTCGGAATCGTTGTCTCACACGCCGACGCGGCATCGATGCACATCGGAGAGCACCTGCGCTCATTGCGGGACTGGGAAACGAGCGTCGACGAAACGCGGCCCGACGACGAAGGCGGCGGTACGGTGTACCAGATTGACAGCGTGGAACTCCGCGAGTTCGAGGCGTTACATCTGGACATCGAAAACGTCGCGGCAGCGTTCGACGACCCGGACCTGCTGGTGTTCGCCTCAAAACACGCCGGCGAGACGGACGAGCTCCTGACGGCCCACCATACCGGAAACTTCGGTGTCGCGGAGCACGGCGGCGAAGACGGGCAGTTCGCCCGCGCCTGTCCCGGGGCTCACAAGGCCGTGGTGTCGGCACTCCAGCGCCACGCTCCGCCGGACTACGAAGTCGGGATGGAGTGTACGCACCACGGCCCGACAGCAGTCGGTGTCCCGTCGATGTTTGTCGAGGTCGGCAGTGCGGAGCCACAGTGGGAGGACCCCGACGCCGCCGAGGCCGCTGCCAGAGCGATACTGGACCTCGCCGACGAACCGGCTGACAGGCCGCGTGAGAACGGGACGCGCCGCCACCTCCTCGGGGTCGGCGGCGGCCACTACGCCCCGCGGTTCGAGCGAGTTGTTCGTGAGACGGACTGGGCGGTCGGCCACATCGCCGCCAACTGGTCGTTGGACGCGCTGGCGGAGTGGGCCGACAGCGACGAGGAGCGCGACACAGTGCTCGACCGCGCCTTCCGGGCCAGCGCGGCCGACTACGCTCTCATGGAGGGCGACCGGCCGGACCTCACGGCCGCCATCGAGTCGCTGGGCTACCGCGTCGTCAGTGAGACGTTCGTTCAGGAAGCAACCGGTGTCAACCTTGGCCTCGTCGAGGCGCTAGAAGACGCTATCAGGCCAGTTGACGAGGGCCTTCGATTCGGAGCACTTGCACCTGGATACGACGGCGAGTGGACCGTACTCGACCTCCCGAAGGAACTTATCTCGGACGTGCGCGGCGTTGATAGCGAGGCACTACGTGACACTATTGAGCGTCAGTCCATTGCGTACGCAACCGAGCAAAACGGGACCGTGGTCACCGGACCGATTGTCTGTCCGGCGACGACGGAACTGGAAGCGGTCGTCGACCCACTCGTCGAAATCCTCAAACAACGCTTCGACAGTGTCGAGCGAAACGCGGACGAACTCGTTGCCCGCGAGACAGCGTTCGATCCGGACCTCGCGCGAACTGCTGATATCCCTGAAGGACCGAAGTTCGGGAAACTCGCCTCTGGCGAATCAGTCGAAATCGACGGCGAAGAAATCGACCCGGAGCGGTTCCAGCGCGAGCGTATACGTCGATATACGCTGTGA
- a CDS encoding sodium:calcium antiporter, giving the protein MQVAVALALTVGWIYLFISGIEVGNVTTVAVSGLAVLGASFLLAWGAETAEKDVPRAFAIAVLAILAVAPEYAVDALYAWNAGAGGATTEACRQFTAAEIESASGGLARACHDANLAIANMTGANRILIGIGWAGIAVFTVWRAAKTRDPAVTKRDGFLKDAVQLDTDIATEISFLFLATLWAFLVPLGGGIGIFDTLFLVGLYVAYIGLVLKSDIEHNEHTVGVPKYFQEWSLPWRPLVVLALFGYSGAMIFTAVEPFAHGLEEIGVANGIPEFFMIQWVAPLASESPELIVVAVLVNKARSTAGFNALISSKLNQWTLLIGTIAVVYSIALGGYDVLPFDARQGAEIWITAAQSFFALAILVNFEISIREAIGLFALFISQVVLEFAIIRDLLALPISSHDLLLAYTGLYVLLGVGLFVQRREALKHLLGLAGDAVRSAVGREPVHLENAD; this is encoded by the coding sequence ATGCAAGTCGCAGTCGCGCTGGCCCTGACTGTCGGCTGGATTTACCTATTTATCTCCGGCATTGAGGTCGGGAACGTGACCACCGTCGCGGTCAGTGGGCTCGCCGTCCTCGGGGCGTCGTTCCTCTTGGCCTGGGGCGCTGAAACCGCCGAGAAAGACGTACCGAGGGCGTTCGCTATCGCCGTCCTCGCCATTCTCGCCGTGGCTCCCGAGTACGCCGTTGACGCGCTGTACGCCTGGAACGCCGGGGCTGGTGGGGCGACGACGGAGGCCTGTCGCCAGTTCACGGCGGCAGAAATCGAGTCCGCAAGCGGGGGGCTCGCTCGCGCCTGTCACGACGCGAACCTCGCGATTGCGAACATGACCGGCGCGAACCGCATCCTCATCGGTATCGGCTGGGCGGGTATCGCCGTGTTCACCGTCTGGCGCGCCGCAAAGACACGGGACCCCGCAGTCACGAAACGCGACGGCTTCCTGAAAGACGCCGTCCAGCTGGACACCGACATCGCAACCGAGATCTCCTTCCTCTTTCTGGCGACGCTGTGGGCGTTTCTTGTCCCTCTCGGCGGCGGTATCGGTATCTTCGATACGCTGTTTCTGGTGGGCCTCTACGTCGCGTACATCGGCCTCGTGCTCAAGTCCGATATCGAACACAACGAGCACACCGTCGGCGTCCCAAAGTACTTCCAGGAGTGGTCGCTGCCGTGGCGGCCACTCGTCGTCTTGGCGTTGTTTGGCTACTCCGGCGCAATGATTTTCACCGCGGTTGAGCCGTTCGCCCACGGCCTCGAAGAGATCGGCGTCGCGAACGGCATCCCCGAGTTCTTCATGATCCAGTGGGTCGCCCCGCTGGCCAGTGAGTCACCTGAGCTCATTGTCGTCGCCGTGCTGGTCAACAAGGCCCGCTCGACGGCGGGGTTCAACGCCCTCATTTCCTCGAAGCTCAATCAGTGGACGCTGCTCATCGGGACTATCGCAGTGGTGTACTCCATCGCACTCGGCGGGTACGACGTCCTGCCGTTCGACGCCAGGCAGGGCGCGGAGATCTGGATTACGGCGGCCCAGTCCTTCTTTGCGCTCGCCATTCTGGTCAACTTCGAGATAAGTATCCGGGAAGCAATCGGGCTGTTCGCGCTGTTCATCTCGCAGGTGGTTCTGGAGTTTGCCATCATCAGGGACCTTCTCGCTCTGCCGATATCGAGTCACGACCTTCTGCTGGCGTATACAGGGCTGTACGTCCTCCTCGGGGTCGGACTGTTCGTCCAGCGCCGCGAGGCGCTGAAACACCTGCTTGGGCTGGCCGGTGACGCCGTCCGGTCCGCGGTGGGTCGTGAACCGGTCCATCTGGAGAACGCCGATTGA
- a CDS encoding shikimate dehydrogenase, producing MDVYGLIGNPVGHSLSPPMHEAGYEALGLDARYVTFEPPADAGAEAIEAAETLGVDGLNVTIPFKQDVLDAVDPAPLAERIGAVNTVDFTGGTPTGYNTDAVGAVRALDHHDVSLSGTAVVVGAGGAGRAVAFGLADEGLSVRIANRTESKADALADEVPDASGHGLDSLSDLLANADILVNCTSVGMEEDKTPVPADALHSDLAVLDAVYTPIETRLLQDAAAAGATTVDGAWMLLYQGVEAFERWTGEDAPVDRMNGRLREHL from the coding sequence ATGGACGTTTACGGACTCATCGGCAACCCGGTCGGGCACTCGCTGTCGCCCCCGATGCACGAGGCGGGCTACGAGGCACTGGGACTTGATGCACGCTACGTCACGTTTGAACCACCAGCGGATGCTGGTGCCGAAGCCATCGAAGCGGCAGAGACGCTCGGAGTCGACGGCCTCAACGTCACAATCCCGTTCAAGCAGGACGTGCTAGACGCCGTTGACCCCGCACCGCTCGCCGAGCGCATCGGCGCGGTCAACACCGTCGATTTCACCGGTGGGACGCCGACGGGCTACAACACCGACGCGGTCGGTGCGGTCCGAGCGCTGGACCACCACGACGTGTCGCTGTCGGGTACGGCGGTCGTCGTTGGGGCCGGCGGTGCGGGGCGAGCGGTCGCGTTCGGTCTCGCCGACGAGGGGCTGTCGGTGCGGATCGCGAACCGGACCGAGTCTAAAGCCGACGCGCTCGCCGATGAAGTCCCGGACGCCTCCGGCCACGGGCTCGATTCGCTCTCTGACCTGCTCGCAAACGCCGACATCCTCGTCAACTGCACCAGCGTCGGCATGGAGGAGGACAAGACGCCGGTCCCCGCCGACGCGTTACACAGCGACCTCGCGGTGCTCGATGCGGTGTACACACCAATCGAGACCCGTCTGCTACAGGACGCGGCGGCCGCGGGCGCAACGACCGTTGACGGCGCGTGGATGCTCCTGTATCAGGGGGTTGAAGCGTTTGAACGCTGGACTGGCGAGGACGCACCTGTAGACAGGATGAACGGCCGATTGCGCGAACACTTGTAA
- a CDS encoding helix-hairpin-helix domain-containing protein produces MGLLQKLKSALGLDGTGSSTSGTNRDVDVTVEREPSTEDEDAVKGTNTATTTETHTSDTTDGAGTESGDGSATSAQTAESETAASPTATDDESTSATDASPAGSEQEPVVDDEASDSEATADEEPAEADAETEDEESTAPVTEIKGIGPAYADRLADIGIETVGELAAADAADIAADTDLSESRVSGWIERAEDF; encoded by the coding sequence ATGGGTCTGCTTCAGAAATTGAAATCCGCCCTCGGGCTTGACGGGACTGGGTCATCCACGTCGGGAACCAATCGCGACGTGGACGTGACCGTCGAGCGAGAGCCCTCTACTGAAGACGAAGACGCTGTGAAGGGGACGAACACCGCGACGACTACCGAGACCCACACATCCGATACCACGGACGGGGCCGGGACTGAATCAGGGGATGGGAGTGCAACATCTGCTCAGACGGCCGAGTCGGAGACTGCGGCGTCACCGACTGCGACCGACGACGAATCGACATCTGCGACCGATGCTTCTCCAGCAGGGTCCGAGCAAGAACCAGTGGTCGACGACGAAGCCAGCGACTCGGAGGCCACCGCTGACGAAGAACCGGCCGAGGCTGATGCCGAGACTGAGGACGAGGAAAGTACTGCCCCAGTCACGGAAATAAAGGGTATCGGTCCCGCCTACGCCGACCGACTCGCTGATATCGGTATCGAGACGGTGGGCGAACTGGCCGCTGCGGATGCAGCGGACATCGCCGCAGACACCGACCTCTCAGAGAGCCGCGTTTCGGGCTGGATCGAGCGGGCCGAAGACTTCTGA